One Leclercia pneumoniae genomic region harbors:
- a CDS encoding AraC family transcriptional regulator: protein MAKDWLELRQHAETGIETIKAHFEGHAFDPHWHDSYLVGITLSGTQQFHCRRERYHSRPGDAFLLEPGEIHDGDAPVEGGFTYLTFYLDERWLTNTLQGLYESTPGSYSLHFPQTLTREPHLALAIGETFSSLHNDEMKIVQQSSMDTLLAQITAHCHWRKKVPSQIQSAAIAHRARDYLFAHMGENIGLTDLARETGTDRFTLTRSFKREFHLAPHAWLIQLRLAKARQRLAQGEQPVDVAAALGFSDQSHLGRWFQRAYRITPAHYRRLCTNLPDLSKK, encoded by the coding sequence TGGCTTGAGCTACGTCAGCATGCAGAAACGGGTATCGAAACGATTAAGGCGCACTTTGAAGGGCACGCCTTCGATCCGCACTGGCACGACAGTTATCTGGTGGGGATTACTCTCTCCGGCACGCAGCAGTTTCACTGCCGTCGCGAGCGTTATCATAGCCGTCCGGGCGATGCGTTTCTGCTGGAGCCGGGGGAGATCCACGACGGCGATGCGCCCGTAGAAGGCGGCTTTACCTACCTGACCTTTTATCTGGATGAACGATGGCTGACTAACACCCTGCAGGGGTTGTATGAATCTACGCCTGGCAGCTATTCGCTGCACTTTCCGCAGACGCTGACGCGCGAGCCACATCTGGCGCTCGCCATCGGTGAAACGTTCTCGAGCCTGCATAACGATGAGATGAAAATCGTGCAGCAGAGCAGCATGGATACCCTGCTGGCGCAAATCACCGCCCACTGCCACTGGCGTAAAAAAGTCCCTTCCCAGATACAAAGTGCCGCTATCGCTCACCGGGCGAGAGATTATCTCTTCGCGCATATGGGCGAAAATATCGGTTTAACCGATCTGGCACGTGAAACAGGCACTGACCGTTTTACTTTGACGCGCAGCTTTAAACGCGAGTTCCACCTGGCCCCACACGCCTGGCTTATCCAGCTGCGTCTGGCGAAAGCGCGTCAGCGTCTGGCACAGGGCGAGCAGCCGGTTGATGTAGCCGCGGCGCTGGGCTTTTCCGATCAAAGTCATCTGGGACGCTGGTTCCAGCGAGCCTATCGCATCACGCCTGCCCACTACCGGCGTTTGTGCACAAACCTTCCAGATCTTTCTAAAAAATAG
- a CDS encoding LysE family translocator, with the protein MNLMPFLLFAFVASITPGPTNILVFTHSQQHGVKSTLPALVSACAAASAIVLISGAGAGEILRQSPLIRQLMSWAGVLWLSWMSWQLFRAPATDISGRSPVRFTPRAAALLQVVNPKTWMMALAVVTLFAPAGRNGLHDVALMAFWFLLISIACLMCWAWLGKAVTRLFRTTVAMVRFQQLMALCLFISAWAGILA; encoded by the coding sequence GTGAATTTAATGCCATTTCTGCTATTTGCTTTCGTCGCCTCGATTACCCCCGGGCCGACCAATATTCTAGTGTTTACACATAGCCAGCAACATGGCGTTAAATCCACGCTTCCTGCGCTGGTGAGCGCCTGCGCTGCGGCCAGCGCGATTGTCCTGATCTCCGGTGCCGGAGCCGGGGAGATCCTGCGCCAGTCTCCGCTGATACGACAGCTGATGAGCTGGGCCGGGGTGCTCTGGCTAAGCTGGATGAGCTGGCAGTTGTTTCGCGCGCCGGCGACTGATATTTCCGGACGCTCGCCTGTGCGGTTTACCCCGCGAGCGGCTGCGCTGCTGCAGGTGGTGAATCCCAAAACCTGGATGATGGCGCTGGCGGTGGTCACGCTTTTTGCCCCGGCCGGGCGGAATGGGTTGCACGATGTGGCGCTCATGGCCTTCTGGTTTTTACTGATTTCTATCGCCTGCCTGATGTGCTGGGCATGGCTGGGAAAGGCGGTGACCCGTCTCTTTCGCACCACCGTTGCGATGGTGCGCTTTCAGCAGCTGATGGCATTGTGCCTGTTTATTTCAGCCTGGGCGGGAATACTGGCTTAA
- a CDS encoding transcriptional regulator encodes MQREDVLGETLQLLEIQGIASTTLEMVAERVDYPLDELMRFWPDKEALLYDALRYLSQQVDTWRTQLRLNDELSAEQKLLARYNALAECVRNHRYPGCLFIAACTFFPDPDHPIHQLADQQKRASHDFTHELLTTLEVDDPAMVAKQMDLVLEGCLSRMMVNRSQADVDTAQRLAEDILHFAQCRKGGALT; translated from the coding sequence ATGCAACGCGAAGATGTTTTGGGAGAAACCCTGCAATTACTTGAGATCCAGGGAATAGCCAGCACGACGCTGGAGATGGTCGCCGAACGGGTGGATTATCCGCTGGATGAGCTGATGCGCTTCTGGCCTGATAAAGAGGCGTTGCTATACGATGCGCTGCGCTATCTTAGCCAGCAGGTCGATACCTGGCGCACGCAATTGCGGCTCAACGACGAGCTCAGCGCCGAGCAAAAATTGCTGGCGCGCTATAACGCGCTCGCTGAGTGCGTGCGTAATCACCGCTATCCCGGCTGTCTGTTTATTGCCGCCTGTACCTTCTTCCCGGATCCAGACCACCCTATCCATCAGTTGGCCGATCAGCAAAAGCGCGCTTCCCATGATTTTACTCATGAGCTGCTTACCACCCTGGAAGTGGACGATCCGGCGATGGTCGCAAAGCAGATGGATTTGGTGCTGGAGGGGTGCCTGAGCCGTATGATGGTCAACCGTAGCCAGGCCGATGTCGATACCGCACAACGCCTGGCAGAGGATATCCTGCACTTTGCTCAGTGCCGCAAAGGCGGGGCGCTCACTTAA
- a CDS encoding protein-disulfide reductase DsbD codes for MAQRFLTLILLLCSTSVFAGLFDAPGRSNFVPADQAFVFDFQQNQHELNLNWSVKPGFYLYRKQISITPAQATIGAPTLPAGEWHEDEFYGKSEIYRQQLTVPVTINQAGKGATLTVTYQGCADAGLCYPPETKVVPLSEVQAAALAPSAPSAPATNGPDPAPKSELPFSALWALLIGIGIAFTPCVLPMYPLISGIVLGGKTRLSTGRALLLAFIYVQGMALTYTALGLVVAAAGLQFQAALQHPYVLIGLSVLFTLLALSMFGLFSLQLPSSLQTRLTLMSNRQQGGSAGGVFAMGAIAGLICSPCTTAPLSAILLYIAQSGNLWLGGGTLYLYALGMGLPLILVTLFGNRLLPKNGPWMTQVKTAFGFVILALPVFLLERVVGDAWGLRLWSMLGVAFFLWAFITSLSAKQAWMRVVQILLLAAALVSVRPLQDWAFGVNVTQSQAHLNFTPVRNVDELQRALAQANGKPVMLDLYADWCVACKEFEKYTFSDPQVQHALKETVLLQANVTANNAEDKALLKRLNVLGLPTILFFNGEGEEQAAQRVTGFMDATAFSAHLRDRQP; via the coding sequence ATGGCTCAACGCTTCCTTACGCTGATCCTGCTGCTGTGCAGCACCTCAGTTTTTGCCGGGTTGTTTGATGCACCCGGCCGTTCAAACTTCGTTCCTGCCGACCAGGCGTTCGTTTTTGATTTTCAGCAAAACCAACATGAACTGAACCTGAACTGGAGTGTGAAGCCGGGGTTTTACCTCTATCGCAAACAGATCAGCATCACCCCTGCTCAGGCCACTATCGGTGCGCCAACGCTGCCCGCAGGGGAGTGGCATGAAGATGAATTTTACGGTAAAAGTGAGATCTACCGGCAACAGCTCACCGTACCGGTGACCATTAACCAGGCCGGGAAAGGGGCGACCCTCACCGTCACCTACCAGGGCTGTGCCGATGCCGGTTTGTGTTATCCACCCGAAACCAAAGTGGTGCCGCTGAGTGAGGTGCAAGCTGCCGCCTTAGCGCCTTCTGCGCCTTCCGCACCTGCCACAAATGGGCCTGACCCCGCGCCGAAAAGCGAGCTGCCCTTCTCCGCGCTGTGGGCGCTGCTGATCGGCATTGGCATCGCCTTTACGCCCTGCGTATTGCCGATGTACCCGCTTATTTCGGGCATTGTCCTTGGCGGTAAAACGCGTCTCTCCACGGGCCGGGCATTACTGCTGGCATTTATCTACGTGCAGGGGATGGCCCTGACGTATACCGCCCTTGGTCTGGTCGTGGCTGCAGCGGGATTGCAGTTCCAGGCTGCGCTTCAGCATCCGTACGTTCTGATCGGCCTCTCGGTGCTCTTTACTTTGCTGGCGCTGTCGATGTTTGGTCTCTTCAGCCTGCAATTGCCTTCATCGCTACAAACCCGCTTAACGTTAATGAGCAATCGCCAGCAGGGCGGCTCTGCGGGAGGCGTTTTTGCCATGGGCGCTATCGCCGGGCTCATCTGCTCCCCCTGCACGACCGCCCCGCTGAGCGCGATTCTGCTCTATATCGCCCAGAGCGGTAATTTGTGGCTCGGTGGCGGCACGCTCTATCTCTACGCGCTGGGTATGGGATTGCCGCTGATCCTGGTGACCCTGTTCGGCAACCGACTATTACCTAAAAACGGTCCCTGGATGACGCAGGTGAAAACCGCGTTCGGGTTTGTGATCCTGGCGCTGCCGGTTTTCCTGCTGGAGCGCGTTGTCGGCGACGCCTGGGGATTACGTCTCTGGTCGATGCTCGGCGTCGCCTTCTTCTTGTGGGCCTTTATTACCAGTTTGTCAGCAAAACAAGCATGGATGCGCGTAGTGCAAATCCTCCTTCTGGCCGCCGCGCTGGTAAGCGTACGTCCTCTGCAGGATTGGGCATTTGGCGTCAACGTGACGCAATCTCAGGCCCACCTTAACTTCACGCCAGTACGCAATGTAGATGAGCTGCAACGCGCGCTGGCACAGGCCAACGGCAAACCGGTCATGCTCGATCTCTATGCAGACTGGTGCGTGGCTTGCAAAGAGTTCGAAAAATACACCTTTAGCGATCCGCAGGTGCAACATGCGCTAAAAGAGACGGTTCTGCTTCAGGCAAACGTGACGGCCAATAACGCAGAAGATAAGGCCCTGCTGAAGAGATTAAACGTGCTTGGCCTGCCGACGATTCTGTTCTTTAACGGAGAGGGCGAGGAGCAGGCGGCCCAGAGAGTGACCGGATTTATGGATGCCACGGCTTTCAGCGCACATTTGCGCGATCGACAACCGTAA
- the cutA gene encoding divalent cation tolerance protein CutA, translating to MNMSDAVVVLCTAPDEATAQDLAAKVLAEKLAACVTILPGATSLYYWEGKLEHEYEVQMLLKSRVSLQQALLDCLKSHHPYQTPELLVLPVSHGDNDYLSWLNASLR from the coding sequence GTGAACATGTCTGACGCTGTTGTTGTTCTCTGCACCGCACCCGATGAAGCCACTGCCCAGGATCTGGCCGCTAAAGTCCTGGCTGAAAAGCTTGCCGCCTGCGTGACTATTCTGCCTGGCGCCACCTCGCTCTATTACTGGGAGGGCAAGCTGGAGCATGAGTACGAAGTGCAGATGCTGCTGAAATCCCGAGTCTCACTCCAGCAGGCGCTCCTCGATTGTCTTAAGTCTCACCACCCTTACCAGACCCCGGAGTTACTGGTGTTGCCAGTCTCCCACGGTGATAACGATTATCTATCATGGCTCAACGCTTCCTTACGCTGA
- a CDS encoding anaerobic C4-dicarboxylate transporter — MFGAELVIVLLAIYLGARLGGIGIGFAGGLGVLVLTLIFQIKPGAIPFDVIEIIMAVIAAIAAMQVAGGMDYLVSLAERMLRRHPKYITFLAPLVTWFMTILAGTGHTAFSTLPVITEVAKEQGIRPSRPLSIAVVASQIAITASPISAAVVFFAGILEPMGVSYLTLLAICIPVTLIAVMITAVLCNFLGAELKDDPVYQERLAKGEVKLRGSQVFELKPHAKRSVLLFLIGIVAVMFYATAISDTVGLIENPVLPRNEAIVVFMLTIATLISITCKIDTSEVLNASTFKSGMSACVCVLGVAWLGDTFVKAHISDIQTVAGDLLHSYPWLLAVVLFFAATLLYSQAATTKALMPAALMLGVTPLTAIASFAAVSALFVLPTYPTLLAAVEMDDTGSTRIGKYVFNHAFLIPGVVAISLCVILGFIFGGMLL; from the coding sequence ATGTTTGGAGCAGAACTCGTCATCGTGCTGTTGGCGATATACCTTGGCGCAAGGCTTGGAGGGATCGGTATCGGTTTCGCCGGTGGGCTCGGCGTCCTTGTTCTTACCCTCATTTTTCAAATCAAACCCGGCGCAATTCCCTTTGACGTCATTGAAATCATCATGGCCGTTATCGCCGCCATTGCTGCCATGCAGGTGGCCGGTGGGATGGACTACCTGGTAAGCCTCGCCGAGCGTATGCTGCGCCGCCATCCAAAATACATTACCTTCCTGGCACCGCTGGTCACCTGGTTTATGACCATTCTCGCCGGCACGGGCCATACCGCTTTTTCCACCCTGCCCGTTATTACCGAAGTGGCAAAAGAGCAAGGGATTCGTCCGTCTCGCCCGCTCTCCATTGCTGTGGTGGCGTCTCAGATTGCGATCACCGCATCACCCATCTCCGCTGCGGTGGTCTTCTTCGCGGGTATCCTTGAACCAATGGGCGTCAGCTATCTCACCCTGCTGGCGATCTGTATTCCGGTGACGCTGATCGCCGTGATGATCACCGCCGTCCTCTGTAACTTCCTCGGCGCCGAACTGAAAGACGATCCGGTTTACCAGGAGCGCCTGGCGAAGGGGGAAGTCAAACTGCGCGGGAGCCAGGTTTTCGAACTGAAGCCGCACGCAAAACGTTCCGTACTGCTGTTCCTGATCGGGATCGTGGCGGTGATGTTCTACGCTACTGCCATCAGCGATACCGTAGGTCTGATTGAGAATCCGGTACTGCCACGTAACGAAGCGATTGTGGTCTTTATGCTGACCATCGCCACGCTTATCAGCATTACCTGTAAAATCGATACCAGCGAAGTGCTCAATGCCAGCACCTTCAAATCAGGGATGAGCGCCTGCGTATGCGTACTGGGCGTGGCCTGGCTGGGTGACACCTTTGTCAAAGCCCACATCAGTGATATCCAGACCGTAGCGGGCGATCTGTTACATAGCTATCCATGGCTGCTGGCGGTCGTTCTGTTCTTCGCCGCCACCCTGCTTTACTCCCAGGCGGCAACCACCAAAGCCCTGATGCCCGCGGCGCTGATGCTGGGCGTTACTCCGCTGACCGCTATCGCCTCTTTCGCCGCCGTGTCTGCGCTGTTCGTCCTCCCGACCTATCCCACCCTGCTGGCGGCGGTAGAGATGGATGACACAGGCTCTACACGTATCGGTAAATATGTATTTAACCATGCCTTCCTCATCCCGGGTGTGGTGGCGATTTCCCTCTGCGTCATCCTCGGTTTCATCTTCGGCGGCATGCTGTTGTAA
- the aspA gene encoding aspartate ammonia-lyase produces MLNNIRIEEDLLGTREVPADAYYGIHTLRAIENFYISNSKISDIPEFVRGMVMVKKAAALANKELQTIPKSVANAIIAACDEVLNNGKCMDQFPVDVYQGGAGTSVNMNTNEVLANIGLELMGHQKGEYQYLNPNDHVNKCQSTNDAYPTGFRIAVYASVVKLVDAINQLGEGFQNKAVEFQDILKMGRTQLQDAVPMTLGQEFHAFNVLLNEETKNLMRTSELLLEVNLGATAIGTRLNTPDGYQQLAVQKLAEVSNLAVSPAEDLIEATSDCGAYVMVHSALKRLAVKLSKICNDLRLLSSGPRAGLNEINLPELQAGSSIMPAKVNPVVPEVVNQVCFKVIGNDITVTMASEAGQLQLNVMEPVIGQAMFESIHILTNACYNLLEKCINGITANKAVCESYVYNSIGIVTYLNPFIGHHNGDIVGKICAETGKSVREVVLERGLLTEAELDDIFSAQNLMHPAYKAKRYTDESEQ; encoded by the coding sequence ATGTTAAACAACATTCGTATCGAAGAAGATTTGTTGGGTACCAGGGAAGTTCCAGCGGATGCCTATTACGGTATTCATACTCTGAGAGCGATTGAAAACTTCTACATCAGCAACAGCAAAATCAGTGATATCCCTGAGTTTGTACGCGGCATGGTAATGGTGAAGAAAGCGGCAGCGCTGGCAAATAAAGAGCTGCAAACCATTCCTAAAAGCGTTGCAAACGCGATCATCGCCGCCTGCGATGAGGTGCTGAACAACGGCAAGTGCATGGACCAATTCCCGGTGGACGTCTACCAGGGCGGCGCGGGCACTTCCGTTAATATGAATACTAACGAGGTACTGGCCAACATCGGCCTGGAGCTGATGGGTCACCAGAAAGGTGAGTACCAGTACCTGAATCCGAACGACCACGTTAACAAATGCCAGTCCACCAACGATGCCTACCCTACCGGCTTCCGTATTGCGGTCTACGCCTCTGTGGTGAAACTGGTGGATGCCATTAATCAACTGGGCGAAGGTTTCCAGAACAAAGCGGTCGAGTTCCAGGACATTCTGAAAATGGGTCGCACCCAGCTGCAAGACGCGGTGCCAATGACCCTCGGCCAGGAATTCCACGCATTTAACGTGCTGCTGAACGAAGAGACCAAAAACCTGATGCGCACTTCCGAGCTGCTGCTGGAAGTGAACCTGGGCGCCACCGCTATCGGTACACGCCTGAATACGCCGGATGGCTACCAGCAGCTGGCGGTACAGAAGCTGGCAGAAGTCTCCAACCTTGCGGTCAGCCCGGCAGAAGATCTGATTGAAGCTACCTCCGACTGCGGCGCCTACGTCATGGTGCATAGCGCCCTGAAGCGTCTGGCCGTTAAGCTGTCTAAAATTTGTAATGACCTGCGCCTGCTCTCTTCCGGCCCGCGTGCTGGCCTGAATGAGATCAACCTGCCAGAGTTGCAGGCTGGCTCCTCTATCATGCCGGCTAAAGTGAACCCGGTGGTGCCAGAGGTGGTTAACCAGGTCTGCTTCAAAGTGATCGGTAATGACATCACCGTTACCATGGCCTCTGAAGCAGGTCAGTTGCAGCTGAACGTAATGGAGCCGGTCATCGGCCAGGCGATGTTTGAGTCCATTCATATTCTGACCAACGCCTGTTATAACCTGCTGGAAAAATGCATTAACGGCATTACCGCCAACAAAGCGGTATGTGAAAGCTACGTCTATAACTCCATCGGCATCGTGACCTACCTCAACCCGTTCATTGGCCACCATAACGGCGATATCGTCGGTAAGATTTGTGCTGAAACAGGTAAGAGCGTGCGAGAGGTCGTACTTGAGCGTGGCTTGCTGACAGAAGCCGAACTGGATGATATCTTCTCGGCGCAAAACTTAATGCACCCGGCCTACAAAGCGAAAAGATATACTGATGAAAGTGAACAATAA
- a CDS encoding FxsA family protein, with product MRWIPLVAIFLYVYIEISIFIQVAHVFGVLLTLILVIFTSVIGMSLVRNQGFKNFLLMQQKMAAGESPAAEMIKSVSLIIAGLLLLLPGFFTDFLGLLLLLPPVQKHLTMKLMPHLRFNRMPGGGFSAGTGGGETFDGEYHRKDDERDRLDHKDDR from the coding sequence GTGCGCTGGATACCGTTAGTTGCTATTTTTCTTTATGTTTATATTGAGATTTCGATTTTTATTCAGGTCGCCCACGTCTTTGGCGTCCTGCTGACCCTGATTCTCGTCATCTTTACGTCGGTGATTGGGATGTCTCTGGTACGGAACCAGGGTTTCAAAAATTTCCTGTTAATGCAGCAAAAGATGGCCGCAGGCGAGAGTCCGGCGGCAGAAATGATCAAAAGCGTCTCGCTGATTATTGCGGGCCTGCTGCTGTTACTGCCCGGATTTTTCACCGATTTCCTGGGGCTGCTACTGTTGCTGCCGCCGGTGCAAAAACATCTGACCATGAAGCTGATGCCGCACCTGCGCTTTAATCGTATGCCGGGTGGTGGCTTTAGCGCGGGGACGGGCGGGGGCGAAACCTTTGACGGTGAGTATCATCGCAAGGACGATGAGCGCGATCGTCTTGACCATAAAGACGACCGCTAA
- the yjeH gene encoding L-methionine/branched-chain amino acid transporter: MSGLKQELGLAQGVGLLSTSLLGTGVFAVPALTALVAGDNSLWAWPLLIVLVFPVAIVFAILGRHFPSAGGVAHFVGMAFGPRLERVTGWLFLSVIPVGLPAALHIAAGFGQALFGWHDEQLLFAELGTLAIVWWVGSRGASSSANLQTLIALLIVALIVAIWWAGNIQLHEIPFPSIGEVELPPLFAALSVMFWCFVGLEAFAHLASEFKQPERDFPRALMIGLLLAGTVYWACTVLVLHFNAFGEDKAAAASLPGIVVQLFGTKALWVACVIGYLACFASLNIYIQSFARLVWSQALYKPTSPLARLSQRHLPLNALNAVLGCCVLSTLGIYWLNINLDALIVYANGIFIMIYLLCMLAGARLLKGRYKALAVVGGVLCLLLLAMVGWKSLYAIVMLAGLWCFLPARGRTA; this comes from the coding sequence ATGAGTGGACTCAAACAGGAGTTGGGCCTGGCGCAAGGCGTCGGCTTGCTCTCGACCTCTTTATTAGGAACAGGCGTCTTTGCCGTACCCGCTCTTACGGCGCTGGTTGCAGGCGATAATAGCCTGTGGGCGTGGCCGCTCTTAATCGTGCTGGTGTTCCCGGTGGCGATTGTCTTTGCGATTCTGGGTCGTCACTTTCCCAGCGCCGGCGGCGTAGCGCATTTTGTCGGCATGGCGTTTGGCCCTCGTCTTGAACGGGTAACGGGGTGGCTATTCTTATCCGTGATTCCGGTAGGTCTGCCCGCTGCGTTGCACATTGCCGCTGGTTTCGGTCAGGCGCTCTTTGGCTGGCACGATGAGCAGTTGCTGTTTGCCGAGCTGGGGACGCTGGCGATTGTCTGGTGGGTGGGTTCACGGGGTGCCAGCTCCAGCGCTAACTTACAAACGTTGATTGCGCTGCTTATTGTGGCGTTGATTGTCGCTATCTGGTGGGCGGGCAATATCCAGCTGCACGAAATCCCCTTCCCATCCATCGGCGAAGTGGAATTGCCCCCGCTGTTTGCCGCATTGTCGGTGATGTTCTGGTGTTTTGTCGGGCTGGAAGCCTTTGCGCACCTGGCGTCAGAGTTTAAACAGCCCGAGCGAGATTTCCCGCGCGCACTGATGATCGGCCTGCTGTTGGCCGGCACGGTCTACTGGGCCTGTACGGTGCTGGTGTTGCACTTCAACGCCTTTGGGGAAGATAAAGCGGCGGCGGCGTCGCTGCCCGGTATTGTGGTGCAGTTGTTTGGCACAAAAGCGTTGTGGGTCGCCTGCGTGATTGGCTATCTGGCCTGCTTTGCCAGTCTAAATATCTACATTCAGAGTTTTGCGCGTCTGGTCTGGTCGCAGGCGCTCTACAAACCCACCAGCCCGCTGGCAAGACTTTCTCAGCGTCATCTACCGCTGAATGCCCTTAATGCCGTACTGGGCTGCTGTGTGCTGAGTACGCTGGGCATCTACTGGCTTAACATTAATCTGGATGCCCTTATCGTCTATGCCAACGGTATCTTCATTATGATCTACCTGCTCTGTATGCTGGCAGGCGCGCGGCTGCTGAAAGGACGTTATAAGGCGTTGGCGGTTGTGGGCGGCGTGCTCTGTCTGTTGTTGCTGGCGATGGTGGGCTGGAAGAGTTTGTATGCCATTGTCATGCTGGCGGGGCTGTGGTGCTTTTTACCCGCGCGCGGCCGCACAGCATAA
- a CDS encoding co-chaperone GroES, producing MSIRPLHDRVIVKRKEVETKSAGGIVLTGSAAAKSTRGEIIAVGKGRILENGTVQPLDVKVGDIVIFNDGYGVKSEKIDNEEVLIMSESDILAIVEA from the coding sequence ATGAGTATTCGTCCGTTACATGATCGTGTGATCGTCAAACGTAAAGAAGTTGAAACCAAGTCTGCAGGCGGCATCGTTCTGACCGGTTCTGCAGCAGCAAAATCAACGCGTGGCGAAATCATCGCTGTCGGTAAGGGCCGCATCCTGGAAAACGGAACTGTGCAGCCACTGGACGTTAAAGTTGGTGACATCGTCATTTTCAACGATGGCTACGGCGTGAAATCCGAGAAGATCGACAATGAAGAAGTGTTGATCATGTCCGAAAGCGACATTCTGGCAATTGTTGAAGCGTAA
- the groL gene encoding chaperonin GroEL (60 kDa chaperone family; promotes refolding of misfolded polypeptides especially under stressful conditions; forms two stacked rings of heptamers to form a barrel-shaped 14mer; ends can be capped by GroES; misfolded proteins enter the barrel where they are refolded when GroES binds) codes for MAAKDVKFGNDARVKMLRGVNVLADAVKVTLGPKGRNVVLDKSFGAPTITKDGVSVAREIELEDKFENMGAQMVKEVASKANDAAGDGTTTATVLAQAIITEGLKAVAAGMNPMDLKRGIDKAVASAVEELKALSVPCSDSKAIAQVGTISANSDETVGKLIAEAMDKVGKEGVITVEDGTGLEDELDVVEGMQFDRGYLSPYFINKPETGAVELESPFILLADKKISNIREMLPVLEAVAKAGKPLLIIAEDVEGEALATLVVNTMRGIVKVAAVKAPGFGDRRKAMLQDIATLTGGTVISEEIGMELEKATLEDLGQAKRVVINKDTTTIIDGVGEEAAIQGRVGQIRKQIEEATSDYDREKLQERVAKLAGGVAVIKVGAATEVEMKEKKARVDDALHATRAAVEEGVVAGGGVALVRVAAKLANLTAQNEDQNVGIKVALRAMEAPLRQIVSNAGEEPSVVTNNVKAGEGNYGYNAATEEYGNMIDFGILDPTKVTRSALQYAASVAGLMITTECMVTDLPKSDAPDLGAAGGMGGMGGMGGMM; via the coding sequence ATGGCAGCTAAAGACGTAAAATTCGGTAACGACGCTCGTGTTAAAATGCTCCGCGGCGTGAACGTACTGGCAGATGCAGTTAAAGTCACTCTGGGCCCGAAAGGTCGTAACGTAGTGCTGGATAAATCCTTCGGCGCGCCAACCATCACTAAAGATGGTGTTTCTGTTGCACGTGAAATCGAGCTGGAAGACAAGTTCGAAAACATGGGCGCGCAGATGGTGAAAGAAGTTGCCTCTAAAGCGAACGACGCTGCAGGCGACGGTACCACCACCGCGACCGTACTGGCGCAGGCTATCATCACTGAAGGTCTGAAAGCCGTAGCTGCGGGTATGAACCCAATGGATCTGAAACGTGGTATCGATAAAGCTGTCGCTTCCGCTGTTGAAGAACTGAAAGCGCTCTCCGTACCGTGCTCTGACTCTAAAGCGATTGCTCAGGTTGGTACCATCTCCGCTAACTCCGACGAAACCGTAGGTAAACTGATCGCAGAAGCGATGGACAAAGTCGGTAAAGAAGGCGTTATCACCGTTGAAGACGGTACCGGTCTGGAAGACGAACTGGACGTGGTTGAAGGTATGCAGTTCGACCGCGGTTACCTGTCCCCATACTTCATCAACAAGCCAGAAACTGGCGCTGTTGAACTGGAAAGCCCGTTCATTCTGCTGGCTGACAAGAAAATCTCCAACATCCGCGAAATGCTGCCAGTGCTGGAAGCCGTTGCGAAAGCAGGCAAGCCGCTGCTTATCATTGCTGAAGACGTTGAAGGCGAAGCGCTGGCGACCCTGGTGGTTAACACCATGCGTGGCATCGTGAAAGTGGCTGCGGTTAAAGCACCTGGCTTCGGCGATCGCCGTAAAGCGATGCTGCAGGATATCGCTACCCTGACCGGCGGTACCGTTATCTCTGAAGAGATCGGTATGGAGCTGGAAAAAGCGACCCTGGAAGATCTGGGTCAGGCTAAACGTGTTGTGATCAACAAAGACACCACCACCATCATTGATGGCGTGGGTGAAGAAGCTGCGATTCAGGGCCGTGTTGGTCAGATCCGTAAGCAGATCGAAGAAGCGACTTCTGATTACGACCGTGAAAAACTGCAGGAGCGCGTAGCGAAACTGGCAGGCGGCGTTGCAGTAATCAAAGTGGGTGCTGCGACCGAAGTTGAAATGAAAGAGAAAAAAGCACGTGTTGATGATGCTCTGCATGCAACCCGCGCTGCAGTAGAAGAAGGCGTTGTTGCTGGTGGTGGTGTAGCGCTGGTGCGCGTTGCCGCTAAACTGGCTAACCTGACTGCTCAGAACGAAGATCAGAACGTGGGTATCAAAGTTGCGCTGCGCGCAATGGAAGCACCTCTGCGTCAGATCGTGTCTAACGCCGGTGAAGAACCGTCTGTTGTGACTAACAACGTGAAAGCGGGCGAAGGTAACTACGGTTACAACGCAGCTACTGAAGAATACGGCAACATGATCGACTTCGGTATTCTGGACCCAACCAAAGTGACCCGTTCTGCGCTGCAGTACGCGGCCTCTGTTGCTGGCCTGATGATCACCACCGAGTGCATGGTGACTGACCTGCCGAAAAGCGACGCGCCTGACTTAGGTGCTGCTGGCGGTATGGGCGGCATGGGTGGTATGGGCGGCATGATGTAA